A window of the Leptospira brenneri genome harbors these coding sequences:
- a CDS encoding c-type cytochrome codes for MNLSELREGSFRMKLGIVLGIFVTMTIISCGGEKTEETPTSNASSKGIGPIKSISVGDLDQPMAERGKKQFEAKCSACHKFEEKVVGPALQDVTLRRTPEWIMNMILNPVEMTQKDPIGQELLGEHLTQMTFQNVKEEEAREILEYFRKMDLK; via the coding sequence ATGAACCTTTCAGAATTAAGAGAAGGATCCTTCCGAATGAAACTCGGAATCGTATTAGGAATCTTCGTCACAATGACAATTATATCCTGTGGAGGAGAAAAAACTGAAGAAACACCAACATCTAATGCTAGTTCCAAGGGAATAGGTCCAATAAAATCGATTTCCGTTGGAGATTTAGACCAACCCATGGCTGAACGTGGCAAAAAACAATTTGAAGCCAAATGTTCCGCTTGTCACAAATTTGAAGAAAAGGTAGTCGGACCTGCTCTTCAAGATGTAACACTCCGTAGAACTCCAGAGTGGATTATGAATATGATCTTGAACCCAGTCGAAATGACTCAAAAAGATCCCATTGGACAAGAGTTACTCGGCGAGCACTTAACTCAAATGACATTTCAAAACGTAAAGGAAGAAGAGGCAAGAGAGATCCTCGAATACTTTCGTAAGATGGATTTAAAATAG
- a CDS encoding fasciclin domain-containing protein: protein MNKKKFQFTTITIVTFFSLACVYCGKSEDSNVGKGISAVADDKSQQDVLKIALGSKDHTTLVTAVQAAGLVDSLANQGPFTVFAPTNDAFAKLPAGTVDDLLKPSQKSTLKDILEYHVVVGNLTESILKSEFTGKDDELGMANGGHTKVSVKNGKVMINGATIVASIPAANGIIHIVDTVLLPQAKK, encoded by the coding sequence ATGAACAAAAAAAAATTTCAATTCACTACGATTACAATAGTCACCTTTTTCTCGTTAGCCTGTGTTTACTGCGGAAAAAGTGAAGATTCCAATGTTGGTAAAGGGATTTCAGCGGTTGCAGATGATAAATCACAACAAGATGTTCTAAAAATTGCTTTAGGTTCAAAAGATCATACAACTCTTGTCACTGCTGTTCAAGCTGCTGGTCTTGTAGACTCACTCGCGAATCAAGGACCTTTCACAGTGTTTGCACCAACAAATGATGCATTTGCAAAACTACCTGCAGGAACTGTAGATGACCTTTTAAAACCAAGTCAAAAAAGCACATTAAAAGATATATTAGAATACCATGTAGTTGTGGGTAACTTAACCGAATCCATTTTGAAATCAGAATTCACAGGTAAAGATGATGAACTCGGTATGGCAAACGGCGGCCACACAAAAGTTTCCGTTAAAAATGGGAAGGTTATGATTAATGGTGCCACCATCGTTGCATCCATTCCCGCAGCAAACGGAATCATCCATATAGTAGACACAGTGTTACTACCGCAGGCAAAGAAGTAA
- a CDS encoding bacteriohemerythrin has protein sequence MVTQWDPKYETNISEIDSQHKKLFRLINNIETVYDENKEHLSGKSRILLDAVSELEDYTLSHFLIEERVMELNQYPDLEAHKKQHDRFTDKILELKNRLTSGNLLSNDAELNQFFGDLLQFLRAWLTNHILKEDMDYKPYIKFNI, from the coding sequence ATGGTAACACAGTGGGATCCGAAATACGAAACGAATATTTCAGAGATTGATTCTCAACATAAAAAACTCTTTCGATTGATTAATAATATTGAAACAGTTTACGATGAAAACAAAGAACATCTATCAGGAAAATCCAGAATCCTTCTGGATGCAGTTTCTGAACTAGAGGACTACACACTCAGTCATTTTTTAATTGAAGAGCGAGTGATGGAACTAAATCAATATCCTGATTTGGAAGCTCACAAAAAACAACACGACAGATTCACTGATAAAATTTTAGAATTAAAGAATCGTCTGACATCAGGCAATCTTTTGAGTAATGATGCAGAATTGAATCAGTTTTTTGGTGATCTCCTTCAGTTTTTACGTGCATGGCTAACAAATCATATTCTAAAAGAGGATATGGATTATAAACCATACATAAAGTTTAATATTTAA
- a CDS encoding OmpP1/FadL family transporter, producing the protein MISSRIFIIPFILILSLAPWFSHGDLLAFHGIMQPAFGARQAGMGGAFQAVGGSVMDLESNPSHLARVKRTKWELGSGIHLPSIEYNDEYIDPDPARSYRNTTVEHPKAILPYMGIIKPITENLSIGFALYAQGGGGGQFKNIKRHTPDGRTLNETFGTNIPIIGESTKAVEDLNFRFMTMKSTFGAGYKKGNFAIGAGIDFVYGFMELKRTYQDETRSLTIPGGIRYQSDSAYTLGGKIGTSYDLTENIRIAYSYTTRNVLPMDGTMKVDGYAPERSFGTRVSRYMIWPDKHIVGISYRTDKLILAFDIKYIPWSESFSSTKFRTEDVWVRTPVGIETNSFQFNLNWKNQTIFAIGAEYKWNDRYMTRMGYSYGNNIIPASGVSPMLGASIEHHVSLGGSVSWNDSTFHIACEYGFPKKTYGGKTSDWTLSHTVYSRTEVHPFQFSYNKQMSVFSIYLGMEQNI; encoded by the coding sequence ATGATTTCGAGTCGCATTTTCATCATTCCATTCATTCTAATTCTAAGCTTAGCACCCTGGTTCTCCCACGGAGACCTCCTTGCCTTCCACGGGATTATGCAACCTGCCTTTGGAGCCAGGCAAGCCGGAATGGGGGGCGCTTTCCAAGCCGTTGGTGGTTCAGTAATGGACTTAGAATCAAATCCATCCCATCTAGCTCGAGTCAAAAGAACCAAATGGGAGTTAGGTTCAGGAATTCATTTACCATCTATCGAATATAATGATGAATACATAGATCCAGATCCAGCCCGCTCTTATCGCAACACAACTGTTGAACATCCAAAAGCAATATTACCATATATGGGAATCATCAAACCCATAACAGAGAATCTCAGTATCGGTTTTGCTTTGTATGCACAAGGTGGTGGTGGTGGGCAGTTCAAAAATATCAAACGCCATACACCGGATGGAAGAACATTAAATGAAACATTCGGCACAAACATTCCTATCATTGGTGAAAGTACAAAAGCAGTGGAAGATTTAAACTTCCGATTTATGACCATGAAATCCACGTTTGGTGCTGGCTACAAAAAAGGGAACTTTGCAATAGGTGCAGGAATTGACTTTGTTTATGGGTTTATGGAACTAAAAAGAACCTACCAAGATGAAACTAGAAGCCTCACGATTCCGGGGGGAATTCGTTACCAAAGTGATTCTGCTTATACTTTAGGAGGAAAAATTGGAACTTCATATGACCTAACAGAAAACATTCGAATTGCTTATTCTTATACAACGAGAAATGTACTGCCAATGGACGGAACCATGAAGGTGGATGGTTATGCTCCTGAACGGTCCTTTGGAACTAGAGTATCAAGATATATGATTTGGCCTGATAAACATATTGTTGGAATTTCATATCGAACTGATAAATTAATCCTCGCCTTTGATATCAAATACATTCCTTGGTCAGAGAGTTTTAGTTCCACCAAATTTCGAACAGAAGATGTTTGGGTAAGAACACCAGTTGGTATCGAAACCAACTCATTTCAATTTAATCTAAATTGGAAAAACCAAACCATATTTGCAATCGGTGCTGAATATAAATGGAATGATCGTTATATGACTAGAATGGGTTATAGTTACGGAAACAACATAATTCCTGCAAGTGGAGTGAGTCCGATGTTGGGAGCAAGTATCGAACACCATGTCTCTCTCGGAGGAAGTGTCTCCTGGAATGATTCCACATTCCATATTGCTTGTGAATATGGTTTTCCTAAAAAAACATACGGAGGGAAAACTTCAGACTGGACGTTATCACATACTGTCTATTCTAGGACAGAGGTTCATCCATTTCAATTTTCTTATAACAAACAAATGAGTGTATTTAGTATTTATTTAGGAATGGAACAAAATATTTAA
- a CDS encoding U32 family peptidase C-terminal domain-containing protein: MSQIRKIPELLLPAGSLDKLEIAYMYGADAAYCGVPRFSLRARENDFTMEALEKGVSLARKLGKKIYFTVNNIPRNSKIPSYPKYLDQMAALKPDAFIMADPGLILMTKESHPEIDIHISVQANTMNYAAVKFWKQFGATRVILSREVSISEIAEIKNQVPDMEIEVFVHGSICIAHSGRCFMSNYFKKRDANQGSCNNSCRDLYKVFVTNPKQNDEPMELITDEDGTFLMNSKDLRAIEFLQELCDAGVDSVKVEGRTKNDYYVGMVARSYRQTLDGIARGESFDRKWLEELDKVSSRKYFSGFLTHGMEDRVSDEERDFQNNEFGTSLQMSQKYAGFVKEYKPDSKRIVIEVKNKIQKGDLMEVITASDPSPLTFTVDQIFYKQNPVEVISGGMGTVELEVPFAIPSSSFLSKKL, encoded by the coding sequence ATGTCCCAAATTAGAAAGATTCCAGAACTTTTACTTCCAGCAGGAAGTTTAGATAAATTAGAAATTGCTTATATGTATGGTGCGGATGCAGCTTATTGTGGTGTTCCTCGATTTTCATTAAGAGCAAGAGAAAATGATTTTACTATGGAGGCTTTAGAAAAGGGAGTTTCGCTCGCAAGAAAACTTGGCAAAAAAATCTATTTCACTGTTAATAATATTCCTCGAAATTCTAAAATTCCATCTTATCCTAAATATTTAGATCAAATGGCAGCACTAAAACCAGATGCTTTTATCATGGCAGATCCTGGTTTGATTTTAATGACCAAAGAATCACATCCGGAAATTGACATTCATATCTCTGTCCAAGCAAATACTATGAATTATGCTGCTGTTAAGTTTTGGAAACAGTTTGGGGCCACTCGAGTGATTCTTTCTCGTGAAGTATCCATCTCTGAAATTGCAGAAATTAAAAACCAAGTTCCTGATATGGAAATTGAAGTGTTTGTTCATGGTTCGATTTGTATTGCTCACAGTGGTCGTTGTTTTATGAGTAATTATTTCAAAAAACGAGATGCGAACCAAGGTTCTTGTAATAACTCATGTCGTGATTTGTATAAAGTGTTTGTTACAAACCCAAAACAAAATGATGAACCTATGGAACTCATCACAGATGAAGATGGAACTTTTTTAATGAATTCGAAAGACCTTCGAGCTATCGAGTTTTTACAAGAGTTATGTGATGCAGGCGTTGATTCTGTGAAAGTAGAAGGTCGCACTAAAAATGATTATTATGTAGGTATGGTGGCTCGTAGTTACAGGCAAACATTAGATGGAATTGCAAGAGGTGAAAGTTTTGACCGGAAGTGGTTAGAAGAATTGGATAAAGTATCTTCTAGAAAATATTTTTCCGGATTCTTAACCCATGGTATGGAAGATCGTGTTTCTGATGAAGAAAGAGATTTTCAAAACAATGAATTTGGCACTAGTTTACAGATGAGCCAAAAATATGCAGGTTTTGTAAAAGAATACAAACCAGATTCAAAACGAATTGTGATTGAAGTGAAAAACAAAATTCAAAAAGGAGATTTGATGGAAGTGATCACAGCTTCAGATCCAAGTCCCTTAACATTCACTGTGGACCAAATTTTTTATAAACAAAATCCAGTAGAGGTGATCAGTGGTGGGATGGGAACAGTGGAACTAGAGGTTCCTTTTGCCATTCCTTCTAGTTCTTTTTTAAGCAAAAAACTTTAG
- a CDS encoding DUF4349 domain-containing protein: MKNKSSLIVILLFAFVLHCGKDSNQENTSPEETEKSISADMIEAKKVSPSAPRAEGSSESSSVENQLGQVFVPIQNAAERLLEYQIQLSYETQDLIKTRKDLLSFITKYGFIESSSAVNSDSPYMSLRVRIRSEKIYDALIELDSYGVLQSEDISTVDHTEGMALQKIKSNREKIRLLRRTNANNQTSAQSKNWQAIEEAISESENGLDNSEHEIWKIKDKVKWATLSIQFTIPTQPDRIQIPIYKNAWIGILNLFLELTYYLIWMIPFLILVGILYLPLKKIYQYFRK, from the coding sequence GTGAAAAATAAATCCAGTTTGATCGTCATTCTTCTATTTGCATTTGTCTTACACTGTGGTAAAGATTCTAACCAAGAAAATACCTCACCAGAAGAAACGGAAAAGTCTATTTCTGCCGATATGATTGAGGCAAAAAAGGTATCTCCCAGTGCTCCTAGAGCGGAAGGAAGTTCTGAATCCTCTTCGGTAGAAAACCAATTGGGACAAGTATTTGTTCCCATTCAAAATGCCGCAGAACGTTTGTTGGAATACCAAATTCAATTAAGTTATGAAACGCAAGATTTGATCAAAACACGTAAGGATCTTCTTAGTTTTATTACTAAATATGGTTTTATTGAAAGTAGTTCGGCAGTGAACTCAGATTCTCCTTATATGAGTTTACGAGTTCGGATCAGGTCTGAGAAAATATATGATGCTTTGATTGAGTTAGATTCCTATGGAGTTTTGCAGAGCGAGGATATCTCGACTGTGGATCATACAGAAGGGATGGCCTTACAAAAGATCAAATCAAATCGAGAAAAAATCCGTTTGTTACGGCGAACGAACGCAAACAACCAAACTTCTGCTCAATCCAAAAATTGGCAGGCCATCGAAGAAGCAATTTCCGAAAGTGAGAACGGTTTAGATAACTCGGAACATGAAATTTGGAAAATAAAAGATAAAGTTAAATGGGCGACCTTGAGCATTCAATTTACAATCCCTACACAACCAGATCGAATCCAAATACCGATTTATAAAAATGCTTGGATTGGAATTCTAAATTTATTTTTGGAATTAACGTATTACTTAATTTGGATGATTCCCTTTTTAATACTGGTTGGCATTTTATATCTTCCTTTGAAAAAGATTTATCAATACTTTAGAAAATAA